A region from the Malus domestica chromosome 07, GDT2T_hap1 genome encodes:
- the LOC103438470 gene encoding calcium-transporting ATPase 4, plasma membrane-type-like — MREKMEEYLRTHFDVEPKRPSEEALKRWRSAVSIVKNPTRRFRMVADLAKRAEDERKRKNLQEKIRVALYVQKAALQFIDAGNRGGYNLSKEVKDAGFGIDPEEIASFARSHDTKGLEGHGGVSGLAGEVSVSLKDGVVSSKIPIRQNIFGLNRYAEKPSKGFLMFLWEALQDLTLIILMVAAAVSIGVGIATEGMPKGMYDGLGIIVSILLVVLVTAISDYKQSLQFKELDKEKKNIMVQVTRDGRRQKVSIYDLVVGEIVHLSIGDQVPADGIFISGHSLQVDESSLSGESEPVDINQDRPFLLAGTKVQDGSGKMLVTSVGMRTEWGRLMVTLSEGGDNETPLQVKLNGVATIIGKIGLAFAVLTFIVLISRFLVNKAVHHHMKDWSSKDAQMLLNYFSTAVIIIVVAVPEGLPLAVTLSLAFAMKKLMSDKALVRHLSACETMGSATCICTDKTGTLTTNHMVVNKIWVCNETKTITSNENNDVLKSASEGVHNLLLQSIFLNTSAEVVKGEDGKNSIMGTPTETAIIEFGMLLGGDFKSYSEDYKILTVEPFNSVRKKMLVLVALPDGGKKRAFCKGASEIILEMCDNVVGTDGEAVPLSDEQRTNISDIINGFACEALRTLCLAFKNIDDSSSENSIPDDKYTLIAVVGIKDPVRPGVREAVKTCLDAGITVRMVTGDNINTAKAIATECGILTEGGLAIEGPDFRNKSSQEMAEIIPKLQVMARSLPLDKHTLVKQLRNELREVVAVTGDGTNDAPALHEADIGLAMGIAGTEVAKENADVIIMDDNFTSIVNVARWGRAVYINIQKFVQFQLTVNIAALMLNFVSACVSGSAPLTAVQMLWVNLIMDTLGALALATEPPNEGLMKRPPVGRNVKFITGIMWRNIVGQSIYQIAVLLVLKFCGLRLLKLTGSDANSVLNTVIFNSFVFCQVFNEINSRDMEKINVFSGMFSSYTFMMVMISTVVFQIIIVEFLGKFAQTVPLSWELWLTSVLIGAVSLLVAVVVKFIPVSVMKQQAPRDHEDVYEPLLRGPDNA; from the exons atgagagagaaaatggaggaatACTTGCGGACGCACTTCGACGTCGAACCCAAACGGCCGTCCGAGGAGGCCCTGAAGCGGTGGAGATCCGCGGTTTCCATTGTCAAGAATCCTACCCGAAGGTTCCGCATGGTCGCTGATCTCGCCAAGCGCGCCGAGGACGAGCGGAAGCGCAAGAACCTCCAG GAAAAGATACGTGTAGCTCTTTACGTACAAAAAGCGGCATTGCAATTCATCGATG CTGGCAATCGTGGGGGATATAATCTTTCCAAAGAAGTAAAAGATGCTGGTTTTGGCATTGATCCTGAAGAAATTGCATCCTTTGCTCGATCTCATGATACGAAGGGTTTGGAAGGACACGGAGGAGTATCAGGATTAGCAGGAGAGGTTTCTGTATCGCTGAAAGATGGTGTTGTTTCAAGCAAGATACCTATTAGGCAGAATATATTTGGCTTAAACCGATATGCAGAGAAACCTTCTAAAGGTTTCTTGATGTTTCTCTGGGAAGCCTTACAAGATTTAACTTTAATTATCCTCATGGTTGCTGCTGCGGTCTCTATAGGTGTTGGAATTGCAACTGAAGGAATGCCGAAAGGTATGTATGATGGCTTGGGAATAATAGTTAGCATATTGTTAGTAGTGTTGGTGACTGCAATTAGCGACTACAAGCAGTCACTGCAATTTAAAGAACTGGACAAGGAGAAGAAAAACATAATGGTTCAGGTGACTAGAGACGGACGTAGACAGAAGGTCTCTATCTACGATTTGGTGGTTGGAGAAATTGTTCATCTTTCAATCGGTGATCAAGTTCCAGCTGATGGTATTTTCATATCAGGCCACAGCTTACAAGTCGACGAATCAAGCTTGTCAGGCGAGAGTGAGCCAGTGGACATAAATCAAGATAGACCTTTTCTTCTTGCAGGAACCAAAGTGCAAGATGGTTCTGGTAAAATGCTGGTGACATCAGTTGGTATGAGGACCGAATGGGGACGACTAATGGTTACTCTGAGTGAAGGGGGAGACAATGAGACACCACTGCAGGTGAAACTTAATGGAGTTGCAACCATTATCGGAAAAATTGGTTTGGCTTTCGCGGTGCTGACATTTATAGTTCTGATTTCAAGGTTTTTAGTAAACAAGGCGGTTCACCATCACATGAAAGACTGGTCTTCCAAAGATGCACAAATGCTTTTGAATTACTTTTCGACTGCCGTCATTATAATTGTTGTTGCAGTCCCAGAAGGGCTACCTCTGGCAGTGACATTAAGTCTTGCCTTTGCAATGAAAAAACTCATGTCGGATAAAGCACTTGTGAGGCATCTCTCTGCATGTGAGACAATGGGTTCTGCTACTTGTATTTGCACAGATAAAACTGGAACCTTGACAACAAATCATATGGTTGTGAACAAGATATGGGTCTGTAACGAAACCAAGACTATAACGAGTAATGAGAACAATGACGTGTTGAAGTCAGCTTCTGAAGGAGTACATAACCTCCTTTTACAGTCCATCTTTCTGAATACAAGCGCGGAGGTAGTCAAGGGGGAAGATGGAAAGAATAGCATTATGGGGACTCCAACAGAGACGGCGATAATTGAATTTGGAATGCTTCTGGGAGGTGATTTTAAATCTTACAGTGAGGATTATAAGATACTTACGGTTGAACCATTCAATTCAGTCAGGAAAAAGATGTTGGTGCTAGTGGCTCTACCTGATGGAGGAAAGAAACGAGCATTCTGCAAAGGAGCATCAGAAATAATCTTAGAAATGTGTGATAATGTTGTTGGCACTGATGGTGAAGCTGTGCCTCTATCAGACGAGCAAAGAACGAATATCTCAGATATCATAAATGGTTTTGCTTGTGAAGCTTTAAGAACTCTATGCTTAGCTTTCAAGAATATAGATGATTCCTCTAGTGAAAACAGTATTCCTGACGATAAATATACGTTAATAGCTGTTGTTGGAATCAAGGATCCTGTGCGTCCAGGAGTGAGGGAAGCAGTGAAGACTTGTTTAGATGCTGGGATTACTGTAAGGATGGTCACCGGTGACAATATTAATACGGCTAAAGCCATAGCTACGGAGTGTGGTATTTTGACAGAAGGTGGTTTGGCTATAGAAGGGCCAGATTTCCGAAATAAGAGCTCACAGGAGATGGCGGAAATAATTCCGAAACTGCAG GTAATGGCTCGATCCTTGCCTTTGGACAAGCACACCTTGGTGAAACAGTTGAGGAATGAGCTTAGAGAAGTTGTGGCAGTAACTGGTGATGGGACGAATGACGCTCCTGCGCTGCACGAGGCAGACATCGGACTTGCCATGGGTATTGCGGGAACGGAG GTTGCGAAAGAGAATGCCGATGTTATCATAATGGATGACAACTTTACAAGCATAGTGAACGTTGCAAGATGGGGTCGGGCGGTTTACATCAACATTCAAAAGTTTGTACAGTTCCAACTAACAGTTAACATCGCAGCTCTGATGCTCAATTTCGTTTCAGCATGCGTCTCAG GATCCGCGCCTCTCACGGCTGTCCAGATGCTTTGGGTGAACTTGATCATGGATACTCTTGGTGCTTTGGCGCTGGCTACGGAGCCACCAAACGAGGGTCTAATGAAAAGACCACCGGTCGGAAGGAACGTCAAGTTCATAACCGGGATCATGTGGAGGAACATTGTTGGCCAGAGTATCTACCAAATTGCTGTCCTTCTGGTTCTCAAGTTTTGCGGACTCCGGCTTTTGAAGCTAACTGGTTCCGATGCAAATTCCGTTCTCAATACCGTCATATTCAACTCTTTTGTGTTTTGCCAG GTATTCAACGAGATAAACAGCCGTGATATGGAGAAGATCAATGTGTTCAGTGGCATGTTCAGCAGTTACACCTTCATGATGGTGATGATCTCCACCGTTGTTTTCCAGATCATCATCGTTGAATTCTTGGGAAAGTTTGCACAAACCGTGCCACTGAGCTGGGAGTTGTGGTTAACAAGCGTCTTGATCGGCGCTGTAAGTTTGCTCGTCGCTGTCGTCGTCAAGTTCATTCCTGTTTCTGTCATGAAACAACAAGCTCCTCGGGATCACGAGGATGTCTACGAACCTCTCCTCCGTGGCCCTGACAATGCATGA